One window of the Nitrososphaerota archaeon genome contains the following:
- the dinB gene encoding DNA polymerase IV codes for METERRAILHVDLDAFYVSAEVRENPKLKGLPVVVGADPEGGKGRGVVVACSYEARKFGLRSGMPISQAYRLCRDAVYMRPNWGLYERVSEEVMATLKSSADRFEQASIDEAFLDVSSRGRDGESAKTVALEVKKSVKEKHGLTCSVGVAPNKSAAKIASDRNKPDGLTVVPFDDVPGFLAPLPAGVVPGIGPKTREFLKEKGIETVGQIQALGGKQLLTWFGKNGVWLWGVVHGQENVEVRQQEMPKSLSVERTFKEDVKDFREVRREAADAVSELMRRVRSSKLAYRVGSIKIRFRGFETHTREKTLVSHTESEEALQETVEALLDEFETEGRPVRLVGVRVADLQRISSDSSRLDDWAKA; via the coding sequence ATGGAGACCGAGCGCAGGGCAATCCTCCACGTCGACCTGGACGCCTTCTACGTCTCTGCCGAGGTGAGGGAGAACCCGAAGCTGAAGGGCTTGCCGGTGGTAGTGGGCGCAGACCCGGAAGGAGGAAAGGGCAGGGGGGTCGTCGTAGCCTGCTCCTACGAGGCGAGGAAGTTCGGCCTCCGGTCCGGGATGCCGATATCTCAGGCCTACAGACTCTGCCGGGACGCGGTCTACATGCGCCCGAACTGGGGGCTCTACGAACGGGTTTCGGAGGAGGTCATGGCGACTCTCAAGAGCTCCGCGGACAGGTTCGAGCAGGCCAGCATCGACGAAGCGTTCCTCGACGTCTCCAGCAGAGGAAGAGACGGAGAATCAGCGAAGACCGTCGCACTTGAAGTCAAGAAATCGGTGAAGGAGAAGCACGGACTCACCTGCTCCGTCGGAGTCGCCCCAAACAAATCCGCCGCGAAGATTGCGTCCGACAGGAACAAGCCTGACGGATTGACGGTCGTCCCCTTCGACGACGTCCCTGGGTTCCTCGCCCCTCTGCCCGCGGGCGTCGTTCCCGGCATAGGTCCGAAGACCCGCGAATTCCTAAAAGAGAAAGGGATTGAAACCGTAGGCCAGATTCAAGCCCTCGGCGGCAAACAACTCCTCACTTGGTTCGGTAAGAACGGCGTCTGGCTCTGGGGAGTGGTGCACGGCCAGGAGAACGTGGAGGTCAGGCAGCAGGAGATGCCGAAATCGCTCAGCGTGGAGAGGACTTTCAAGGAGGACGTCAAGGACTTCCGAGAGGTGAGAAGAGAGGCGGCTGACGCCGTCTCGGAGCTCATGAGGCGGGTGCGGTCGTCGAAGCTCGCCTACAGAGTCGGAAGTATCAAGATCAGGTTCAGGGGCTTCGAGACCCACACCCGGGAGAAGACCCTCGTCAGCCACACCGAGAGCGAGGAGGCGCTTCAGGAGACGGTCGAGGCCCTTCTCGACGAATTCGAAACGGAAGGCAGGCCAGTGAGACTGGTCGGCGTCCGAGTGGCAGACCTTCAGCGCATCTCTTCGGATTCGTCGAGGCTCGACGACTGGGCCAAGGCCTGA